Proteins from a single region of Apostichopus japonicus isolate 1M-3 chromosome 21, ASM3797524v1, whole genome shotgun sequence:
- the LOC139962985 gene encoding frizzled-4-like, with amino-acid sequence MRSNTPLCPIFLFWGFSLILLLIGGLCSAQNFVDEFEPEPQQCIPITINLCKDVGYNVTRMPNLVGHELQRDAELQLKTFSPLIQYRCSPYLQFFLCSVYVPLCTPKIDIAIGACRPMCERVKRSCEPVLNGFGYQWPDALNCSQFPVENNEYTMCMEVPVSPSEGNGHNRKPPKPGDDTGGIVEPGEPDCQHKREPYKWHYVKQYDQCAPLCDADILFDSTEKKFAEIWMAVWSGLCFLSSTFTVLTFLIEPSRFRYPERSIIFLSICLNILSIAYIVRLIAGRETIACHSDGDASFLIMKGLENTGCAVTFLLLYFFGMASSIWWVVLTFTWFLAAGLKWGHEAIQQHSSYFHVVAWGIPFVKTVIILFMHAVDADELTAMCYVGNHNERVLTGFVITPLFTYLVIGTNFLLAGFISLFKIRSVMKNDGNKTDKLERLMVKIGLFSVLYIVPATVTVACYFYEKSRRKDWLDAKSSPNIEVFMMKIFMSLVVGITSGMWIWSAKTMLTWTRFIGRFAPWLCCNVVPGRKVIAKDKDGDETAV; translated from the coding sequence ATGAGGTCAAACACCCCACTGTGCCCGATTTTCTTATTTTGGGGATTCTCGCTGATATTGCTTCTGATAGGTGGGTTGTGTTCGGCCCAGAACTTCGTCGACGAGTTCGAGCCTGAACCACAACAGTGCATCCCAATTACCATCAACCTGTGTAAGGATGTAGGCTACAACGTTACCCGCATGCCTAACCTGGTAGGGCACGAATTACAACGAGATGCCGAACTACAACTGAAAACATTTAGTCCATTGATTCAATATCGATGTAGTCCCTATCTTCAGTTCTTTCTCTGCTCGGTGTATGTACCGCTATGCACACCGAAAATAGACATCGCGATCGGTGCATGTCGACCTATGTGTGAACGAGTAAAGCGATCTTGTGAACCGGTATTGAATGGGTTTGGCTACCAGTGGCCGGACGCTCTCAATTGTTCGCAATTTCCCGTGGAAAATAACGAGTATACCATGTGCATGGAAGTTCCCGTATCACCTAGCGAGGGCAATGGACATAACCGAAAACCGCCAAAGCCCGGAGACGATACGGGTGGCATCGTCGAACCGGGCGAGCCCGATTGTCAACACAAGAGGGAACCGTACAAGTGGCATTACGTTAAACAGTACGATCAATGTGCACCTTTATGTGACGCAGATATCTTGTTTGATTCCACCGAGAAGAAATTCGCTGAAATATGGATGGCGGTTTGGTCAGGACTTTGTTTCTTGTCGTCAACGTTTACGGTACTTACATTTCTAATCGAACCGAGTCGATTTCGGTATCCGGAGCGTTCGATTATTTTCTTATCGATATGTCTTAATATTCTGAGCATTGCTTATATCGTGCGATTAATCGCAGGACGTGAAACCATTGCCTGCCATAGTGATGGCGACGCTTCTTTCCTTATCATGAAAGGCCTTGAAAACACTGGATGTGCGGTTACCTTTCTTCTACTCTATTTTTTCGGGATGGCTAGTTCGATATGGTGGGTTGTTTTGACTTTCACCTGGTTCCTCGCAGCCGGGCTCAAATGGGGGCACGAGGCCATCCAACAACACAGTAGCTACTTTCATGTTGTTGCATGGGGTATTCCTTTCGTGAAaacagttattattttatttatgcacGCTGTTGATGCGGATGAATTGACTGCCATGTGTTACGTAGGGAATCACAACGAGCGTGTATTAACAGGATTCGTTATAACCCCACTTTTCACATACCTCGTGATCGGAACGAACTTTTTATTGGCGGGatttatttcacttttcaaGATTCGATCTGTCATGAAGAACGACGGTAACAAAACCGATAAATTAGAACGGTTGATGGTTAAAATCGGTTTATTTTCGGTGTTGTACATAGTCCCAGCAACCGTTACCGTCGCTTGTTACTTTTATGAAAAATCGAGAAGAAAAGACTGGCTAGATGCAAAATCATCTCCAAATATCGAAGTTTTTATGATGAAGATTTTTATGAGTTTAGTGGTTGGAATAACCAGCGGTATGTGGATATGGTCTGCCAAGACGATGCTAACGTGGACACGATTTATCGGCCGATTTGCACCGTGGTTATGTTGCAATGTGGTTCCGGGTAGGAAGGTTATCGCCAAGGACAAAGACGGTGATGAAACCGCGGTATGA